ACAAGAAGAacattctggaggaaacactgaacactttttggcatgaaaacggtcaaatgataaaatattgaatatcggcacaaaatatcggctatcggcagcttcgaTCAAAATCGGCCTTCGGTATTGGTCTCATCAGCTGACCCCTAATCATCATTGCCTGTAATGTGATATGATCAGAAAGCTGAATGTCAGAGTTGATATGACTCTACTGTACCAGCCTGTGCAGGCAGCGGTTGGGTTCCCAGTAAGGCCAGTCTGAGGTCCTGGTAGAGGCCGGTCTTAGCAGCCTGCTCCAGCATGCCTTTACTACCGTCCACTCCCACAAAGTGTCTGAAGCCGAGTTCGCTCATCtacacacagcagagaaacaacacacaccacattaacacacacacacacacacacacgatgaaaACACTGGACTTCTGCAGGGGAGACAACTAGGGTCTTCGACCTTGACCTGGGATGAAAACAGTCCTGGTTGCAGACTTACCACTTGAGCAACCAGTCCGGTCCCGTTGGCGACATCCAGAACCAGAGCGGCTTCACGACTTCCAGCAAAATGAGACAGCAGGCAGTCTGCTGCCAGAGCCGGTCCGTTGTAGCCCAGGACAGACATATCCTGTCAGTCAGATGTGTTCAAACATAACTTTAACAATACTCATTCCGACCAGCAGACAGATGAAACCTCAGATTTAAAATCTACTAAAATCTTCTGTCTATTCTGGGAATTTCCTTTCAAGTCTGTTTTGCCATAATAATGCTGTGGTTAACTCAAGAGGGAGAGCAGGCACAGCTACACATGTCCATCTGTACAGATCATTAAGACATTCAGTctgacaaaaccaaaacaaacaaaaaagcttGAAATTCTGCCAGAACGTCGTTATGACAAAGACAAGCACGGGATTGGTGAAAAGCTGCGAGCCGCTTGGCGCTTTGAGGTCACATCACAGTTTTTAATTTCAGTCAGTGGCTTTAATCAGGAAACTGAACCATAAAAAGGATTTAGGCTACATATTGATTTATAGGCACAGAGCTGACAAGGCAGGTAAACTAGGCTAGAGTAATGGAAcccagagaaaaacagagaggctacagtacagaaaacacagagagaaaaatcacaagcctataatattcctacagtatTACTATGGGCGTGTCTATGGtactctatagtgagtttatagtgagtgggtattattcattcattcattggtttcaaGTGGGAAACTGACATTTTTGGCGCAATAATAAAGAGATCATATAATAGCCTATATAGATTTTTGATGTCTTTATAGatcggtacacacacacacacacacacacaacacacgtgTGTCCACACACGGACAAAAACACGTCCGGTGCACACTGGACAACCTCTCACAGACTGACTTTTACAGGCTAGATGCTGGGTACAGTTAACAATTCAATTAATAATTAAGAATTAAAATAATTGATCTTGTTTCCCATGCAATTTCTCTTGTTTCAAGGACTAAAAAAGGGTCAACATGTTGAAACAAGGAAAAATAACCAggaaaatgtcacttgattcaagaaaatcaTTGAAATTTGAATTGGAAAAGGTGAAACTATCTCACATCACTGGCAGATTTAAGATTTTATGACTTGAATCACTGTCacaaaattgacatttttagGTACTGTAGGGTACCTATATTTTATAATGAATGCACCTGTATGAATGTAAAATTCTTTTGACaaatctttttttggggggtctGCACCAATTCACCAATTCAAACTTCAACAAGGATGAAGTTCTGCACACTGACCTCCCCGTAGTTTTCAGCCCAGGACTCGTAGAGCTGGTTCCGCTCCTTGCTGTCGGTGCATCTGTTAGAATGCAGTTCTCTCTTCACATCCTCAAAGGTTCTGGTGGAGTCCGACATGATGAGGAAGCTGCAGGACAGGAGAGCTTCCacactgcagaagaagaaaagactgAACACAACTCAGACCTCAGACctgttttcacctgtttttatatattgcatttgcatacaaatattaaataaacagGGGGCGTGTCCACCAAACCGTTTTTGCCTGAGGCCAGCATATTTTTTGAATTGTTTGCGATGGGAGCACCGAGTATGTACACTATGCTGCAAACGGCAGCGGCGTGACGAGGCGCTGAGCGCGTGCACGTTTGGCGTTTTTTTTCTGGTCGCCGAGagttgaaaaatgttcaactttgGGTAAAACGCTGCGCTCGTCCCTCCAAAGCGCTCTCAAGCGCTTCCAGCTGGGCGTTTGCATCAATTCAGTACAAATACATTCATAGGGTATCtattttgaatgtaggaaacaatgtctgCGAATAATAAGcaaatgaaatgacagcaataaaatgTGTCATGCCCTGCAGCTGCAGGTCGGCCTGCTCACATACCTGCATGATGTGGGCTTACAGCCTTCATGTCAAACAATTCTCATcttattaccaattatttttGGATACTCAACATATTGCCCACATATTTAAGATTCAAAATTCAATAATTTATTGCCTTGTCAACAAAGTTGGTAGGAATTTGCCTCAGTGCAACTCTTAAGAGGATGCACCATACACAAAAACCTTAAATacatagaatacataaaatacatagaaacaattaagaaaaaatgttgaaaacaataaaaagtcctaaaacataataaaaacagcTGTATTGCCACATGTTGTGCACAGCTGCAGATCCTGAAGTGCTCTATAGTGCTGCTGTGTCAGAGTTCAGAAGCCAAATAGCTTCTGAATAACCagaatgcaggtagtccaaaagTGAGCGGACCCTGTCCCGGCAGGACGGACACACATTAAGCACTGTAATGTGAGCACCTTCTTATCAATCGTTTTACTCATTTAAGTGCAATAAAAAAgtgatgttttgtgtgtattagctttcaaaatgcagcagatggcaGAGTCAGTGCAACATCAAAGACATTGTCATTGTTGTCATCAATCCCTATTTAATGCAGAAAAAGATTTATTCTGTAGATAAAAGGGGAAAACCTGATCCTGTGAAAACCAATTTCAGAGCAAGAGGCCACACCTAGTCTGCCTAACAAATGCCCCGCTTATAGGGAGGAGGGGCAAGACACACCTGGAACCTGATTTATTCTATAGAATAAATCTTTTTCTGCTTTCACCCCTATTATTTATCCTCTACACACATATGTGTCACAGCAGGGGTGAAAATAGGACCATCTTAAAGTATGCAGATGACTGTTACTTTTATTACGTTTGTctactgtctgtgttgtttctaaaatgtgtgtcaagaTGGATGACTCTCTACTGCAAACCAAATCTACCTACAGGTACAAATAAACCTGAACAACCTGAAACTGAGTGGAATTACCCCTTAAGGTAGACCCACGTCTTACTGTGAGCTGGACCAGTTCACCCTGCTGCACCA
The Centroberyx gerrardi isolate f3 chromosome 12, fCenGer3.hap1.cur.20231027, whole genome shotgun sequence genome window above contains:
- the LOC139917018 gene encoding methyltransferase-like protein 27 — protein: MSDSTRTFEDVKRELHSNRCTDSKERNQLYESWAENYGEDMSVLGYNGPALAADCLLSHFAGSREAALVLDVANGTGLVAQVMSELGFRHFVGVDGSKGMLEQAAKTGLYQDLRLALLGTQPLPAQAGAFDVVMLVGGLRVGVVPVSVIRELCNAAKPGGLVCLTRGNYMLGPVYSAYKADVERELQLMEEEGLWTRVEDIKTDKYVKNVYQDGDIRDGEYMSASVYLFRKL